Proteins encoded together in one Staphylococcus aureus window:
- the cshA gene encoding degradosome RNA helicase CshA, with protein MQNFKELGISDNTVQSLESMGFKEPTPIQKDSIPYALQGIDILGQAQTGTGKTGAFGIPLIEKVVGKQGVQSLILAPTRELAMQVAEQLREFSRGQGVQVVTVFGGMPIERQIKALKKGPQIVVGTPGRVIDHLNRRTLKTDGIHTLILDEADEMMNMGFIDDMRFIMDKIPAVQRQTMLFSATMPKAIQALVQQFMKSPKIIKTMNNEMSDPQIEEFYTIVKELEKFDTFTNFLDVHQPELAIVFGRTKRRVDELTSALISKGYKAEGLHGDITQAKRLEVLKKFKNDQINILVATDVAARGLDISGVSHVYNFDIPQDTESYTHRIGRTGRAGKEGIAVTFVNPIEMDYIRQIEDANGRKMSALRPPHRKEVLQAREDDIKEKVENWMSKESESRLKRISTELLNEYNDVDLVAALLQELVEANDEVEVQLTFEKPLSRKGRNGKPSGSRNRNSKRGNPKFDSKSKRSKGYSSKKKSTKKFDRKEKSSGGSRPMKGRTFADHQK; from the coding sequence TTGCAAAATTTTAAAGAACTAGGGATTTCGGATAATACGGTTCAGTCACTTGAATCAATGGGATTTAAAGAGCCGACACCTATCCAAAAAGACAGTATCCCTTATGCGTTACAAGGAATTGATATCCTTGGGCAAGCTCAAACCGGTACAGGTAAAACAGGAGCATTCGGTATTCCTTTAATTGAGAAAGTAGTAGGGAAACAAGGGGTTCAATCGTTGATTTTAGCACCTACAAGAGAATTGGCAATGCAGGTAGCTGAACAATTAAGAGAATTTAGCCGTGGACAAGGTGTCCAAGTTGTTACTGTATTCGGTGGTATGCCTATCGAACGCCAAATTAAAGCCTTGAAAAAAGGCCCACAAATCGTAGTCGGAACACCTGGGCGTGTTATCGACCATTTAAATCGTCGCACATTAAAAACGGACGGAATTCATACTTTGATTTTAGATGAAGCTGATGAAATGATGAATATGGGATTCATCGATGATATGAGATTTATTATGGATAAAATTCCAGCAGTACAACGTCAAACAATGTTGTTCTCAGCTACAATGCCTAAAGCAATCCAAGCTTTAGTACAACAATTTATGAAATCACCAAAAATCATTAAGACAATGAATAATGAAATGTCTGATCCACAAATCGAAGAATTCTATACAATTGTTAAAGAATTAGAGAAATTTGATACATTTACAAATTTCCTAGATGTTCATCAACCTGAATTAGCAATCGTATTCGGACGTACAAAACGTCGTGTTGATGAATTAACAAGTGCTTTGATTTCTAAAGGATATAAAGCTGAAGGTTTACATGGTGATATTACACAAGCGAAACGTTTAGAAGTATTAAAGAAATTTAAAAATGACCAAATTAATATTTTAGTCGCTACTGATGTAGCAGCAAGAGGACTAGATATTTCTGGTGTGAGTCATGTTTATAACTTTGATATACCTCAAGATACTGAAAGCTATACACACCGTATTGGTCGTACGGGTCGTGCTGGTAAAGAAGGTATCGCTGTAACGTTTGTTAATCCAATCGAAATGGATTATATCAGACAAATTGAAGATGCAAACGGTAGAAAAATGAGTGCACTTCGTCCACCACATCGTAAAGAAGTACTTCAAGCACGTGAAGATGACATCAAAGAAAAAGTTGAAAACTGGATGTCTAAAGAGTCAGAATCACGCTTGAAACGCATTTCTACAGAGTTGTTAAATGAATATAACGATGTTGATTTAGTTGCTGCACTTTTACAAGAGTTAGTAGAAGCAAACGATGAAGTTGAAGTTCAATTAACTTTTGAAAAACCATTATCTCGCAAAGGCCGTAACGGTAAACCAAGTGGTTCTCGTAACAGAAATAGTAAGCGTGGTAATCCTAAATTTGACAGTAAGAGTAAACGTTCAAAAGGATACTCAAGTAAGAAGAAAAGTACAAAAAAATTCGACCGTAAAGAGAAGAGCAGCGGTGGAAGCAGACCTATGAAAGGTCGCACATTTGCTGACCATCAAAAATAA
- the murF gene encoding UDP-N-acetylmuramoyl-tripeptide--D-alanyl-D-alanine ligase — protein MINVTLKQIQSWIPCEIEDQFLNQEINGVTIDSRAISKNMLFIPFKGENVDGHRFVSKALQDGAGAAFYQRGTPIDENVSGPIIWVEDTLTALQQLAQAYLRHVNPKVIAVTGSNGKTTTKDMIESVLHTEFKVKKTQGNYNNEIGLPLTILELDNDTEISILEMGMSGFHEIEFLSNLAQPDIAVITNIGESHMQDLGSREGIAKAKSEITIGLKDNGTFIYDGDEPLLKPHVKEVENAKCISIGVATDNALVCSVDDRDTTGISFTINNKEHYDLPILGKHNMKNATIAIAVGHELGLTYNTIYQNLKNVSLTGMRMEQHTLENDITVINDAYNASPTSMRAAIDTLSTLTGRRILILGDVLELGENSKEMHIGVGNYLEEKHIDVLYTFGNEAKYIYDSGQQHVEKAQHFNSKDDMIEVLINDLKAHDRVLVKGSRGMKLEEVVNALIS, from the coding sequence ATGATTAATGTTACATTAAAGCAAATTCAATCATGGATTCCTTGTGAAATTGAAGATCAATTTTTAAATCAAGAGATAAATGGAGTCACAATTGATTCACGAGCAATTTCTAAAAATATGTTATTTATACCATTTAAAGGTGAAAATGTTGACGGTCATCGCTTTGTCTCTAAAGCATTACAAGATGGTGCTGGGGCTGCTTTTTATCAAAGAGGGACACCTATAGATGAAAATGTAAGCGGGCCTATTATATGGGTTGAAGACACATTAACGGCATTACAACAATTGGCACAAGCTTACTTGAGACATGTAAACCCTAAAGTAATTGCCGTCACAGGGTCTAATGGTAAAACAACGACTAAAGATATGATTGAAAGTGTATTGCATACCGAATTTAAAGTTAAGAAAACGCAAGGTAATTACAATAATGAAATTGGTTTACCTTTAACTATTTTGGAATTAGATAATGATACTGAAATATCAATATTGGAGATGGGGATGTCAGGTTTCCATGAAATTGAATTTCTGTCAAACCTCGCTCAACCAGATATTGCAGTTATAACTAATATTGGTGAGTCACATATGCAAGATTTAGGTTCGCGCGAGGGGATTGCTAAAGCTAAATCTGAAATTACAATAGGTCTAAAAGATAATGGTACGTTTATATATGATGGCGATGAACCATTATTGAAACCACATGTTAAAGAAGTTGAAAATGCAAAATGTATTAGTATTGGTGTTGCTACTGATAATGCATTAGTTTGTTCTGTTGATGATAGAGATACTACAGGTATTTCATTTACGATTAATAATAAAGAACATTACGATCTGCCAATATTAGGAAAGCATAATATGAAAAATGCGACGATTGCCATTGCGGTTGGTCATGAATTAGGTTTGACATATAACACAATCTATCAAAATTTAAAAAATGTCAGCTTAACTGGTATGCGTATGGAACAACATACATTAGAAAATGATATTACTGTGATAAATGATGCCTATAATGCAAGTCCTACAAGTATGAGAGCAGCTATTGATACACTGAGTACTTTGACAGGGCGTCGCATTCTAATTTTAGGAGATGTTTTAGAATTAGGTGAAAATAGCAAAGAAATGCATATCGGTGTAGGTAATTATTTAGAAGAAAAGCATATAGATGTGTTGTATACGTTTGGTAATGAAGCGAAGTATATTTATGATTCGGGCCAGCAACATGTCGAAAAAGCACAACACTTCAATTCTAAAGACGATATGATAGAAGTTTTAATAAACGATTTAAAAGCGCATGACCGTGTATTAGTTAAAGGATCACGTGGTATGAAATTAGAAGAAGTGGTAAATGCTTTAATTTCATAG
- a CDS encoding sensor histidine kinase KdpD has protein sequence MSNTESLNIGKKRGSLTIYIGYSPGVGKTFEMLSNAIELFQSNVDIKIGYIEPHQRDETNALAEQLPKITTNFTKHGSHHFQYLDVDRIIEESPTIVLIDELAHTNISRDRHEKRYMDIEEILNHGIDVHTTLNIQHIESLSSQIELMTGVHVKERVPDYFIMSADVLEVVDISPEQLIKRLKAGKVYKKDRLDVAFSNFFTYAHLSELRTLTLRTVADLMSDKEKVRHNHKTSLKPHIAVAISGSIYNEAVIKEAFHIAQKEHAKFTAIYIDVFEKNRQYKDSQKQVHQHLMLAKSLGAKVKVVYSQTVALGLDEWCKNQDVTKLIIGQHIRNKWRDFFNTPLIDHLMSFEHSYKIEIVPIKQIPVELKMNKSPYRPKGKRFAIDMLKMILIQIICVMMGLWIYQLDKHESSTIILMIFLIGIILLSIWTRSFIIGFLAAIINVFVFNYFFTEPRYTFEVYRFDYPITFIVSILTSILTSALLKQIKFQYSITKKQLYRTDLLFQFNDSIKQTYTVENLLINAGYQINQLLQQSITIYVINQSKVIKTIPLQNHIDNTTQQHEQALSWVIKNERQAGATTDTFPGINKWLIPIGTSPIKGILAIDYQSSQVINPYDASILESMLNELSLAVENVTLLKQTRESMLQAERQLTHSNFLRSISHDIRTPLTTIMGNLDILVSHSKDMSIIEKEQLLVHSFQESQYLYLLVTNILSLTKLQSSNVQIKLQPYLVSELVEEIDMILERRHLKKRITVSSSVNLQFIHIDSKLILQALFNLIENAVKHTSTDTKINLSIRYASYEQIEFAVIDEGPGISLEEQQKIFEPFYTGSNKYFKDNQKESMGLGLYLVQTILHKHQSNLQYKPNQPHGSIFYFNIYTDFNEGDV, from the coding sequence ATGTCAAACACTGAATCGCTAAACATAGGAAAAAAGCGTGGATCTTTAACAATTTACATCGGTTACAGTCCAGGTGTTGGTAAAACATTTGAGATGCTTTCAAATGCCATTGAACTATTTCAAAGTAACGTTGATATTAAAATAGGATATATTGAACCGCATCAGCGTGATGAAACAAATGCATTAGCTGAACAATTACCTAAAATCACAACCAATTTTACTAAACATGGTAGTCATCATTTTCAATATTTAGATGTCGACCGCATAATCGAAGAATCGCCGACAATAGTACTTATCGATGAGTTAGCACATACGAATATTTCTAGAGATCGTCATGAGAAACGATATATGGATATTGAAGAAATTTTAAATCATGGTATCGATGTTCATACCACTTTGAACATTCAACATATTGAAAGTTTAAGTAGTCAAATTGAACTGATGACCGGTGTACATGTTAAAGAACGTGTACCCGACTATTTCATAATGAGCGCCGATGTATTAGAAGTCGTAGATATCTCACCTGAACAATTAATTAAACGCTTAAAAGCTGGCAAGGTATATAAAAAGGATAGGCTAGATGTAGCATTTAGTAATTTCTTTACGTATGCCCACCTAAGCGAACTGCGTACATTGACGTTAAGAACAGTTGCCGACTTGATGAGTGATAAAGAAAAAGTCCGACACAACCATAAAACGTCACTCAAACCTCATATTGCTGTGGCAATTAGTGGGAGCATTTATAATGAAGCAGTAATTAAAGAGGCATTCCATATTGCTCAAAAAGAACATGCGAAGTTCACTGCTATTTATATAGATGTATTCGAAAAAAACAGGCAATATAAAGATAGTCAAAAGCAAGTGCATCAACATCTCATGCTTGCAAAATCATTAGGAGCAAAAGTAAAAGTAGTTTATAGCCAAACCGTTGCATTAGGATTAGACGAATGGTGTAAAAATCAAGATGTAACCAAATTAATTATCGGACAACATATTAGAAATAAGTGGCGAGACTTTTTCAATACACCTTTAATTGACCATTTAATGTCCTTTGAACATAGCTATAAAATCGAAATCGTTCCAATCAAACAAATACCTGTTGAATTGAAAATGAACAAATCACCCTATCGTCCTAAAGGCAAACGTTTCGCCATAGATATGTTAAAAATGATTTTGATTCAAATAATTTGTGTAATGATGGGACTGTGGATTTATCAACTTGATAAGCATGAGTCTAGTACGATTATTTTAATGATTTTTCTCATCGGCATCATTTTATTATCCATTTGGACGCGGTCCTTCATCATTGGCTTTTTAGCAGCAATTATTAACGTATTTGTTTTTAATTATTTTTTTACGGAACCTAGATATACATTTGAAGTATATCGCTTTGACTATCCTATTACATTTATCGTTAGCATTTTAACAAGTATTTTAACGAGTGCTTTATTAAAACAAATTAAATTCCAATACTCCATTACTAAAAAGCAACTTTATCGTACAGATTTATTATTTCAATTTAATGATTCGATTAAACAAACTTATACAGTTGAAAACTTACTAATAAATGCTGGATACCAAATTAATCAATTATTGCAACAATCAATTACTATATACGTTATCAATCAATCGAAAGTAATTAAAACAATACCATTGCAAAACCATATCGATAATACGACTCAACAGCATGAACAAGCATTAAGCTGGGTAATTAAAAATGAAAGACAAGCTGGTGCAACAACAGATACATTTCCAGGCATTAATAAATGGTTGATACCAATTGGCACATCTCCGATTAAAGGCATTCTAGCCATTGATTACCAAAGTTCTCAAGTGATTAATCCATATGATGCATCAATATTAGAATCAATGTTAAATGAACTTTCTCTCGCCGTTGAAAATGTGACGTTACTTAAACAAACGAGAGAATCCATGTTACAGGCTGAACGTCAACTGACACATTCAAATTTTTTAAGATCAATTTCGCATGACATACGTACACCGTTAACAACAATTATGGGAAATTTAGATATTTTAGTATCACATAGTAAAGATATGTCTATCATAGAAAAGGAACAATTACTTGTACATAGTTTTCAAGAAAGTCAGTATTTATATCTATTAGTGACAAATATTTTATCATTAACAAAATTACAGTCATCAAATGTTCAGATAAAATTGCAACCTTATCTCGTTAGTGAATTAGTAGAAGAAATCGATATGATTTTAGAACGTCGCCATTTAAAAAAGCGTATAACTGTATCATCCTCAGTAAATTTACAGTTTATACACATTGACAGTAAGTTGATTTTACAAGCTTTATTCAATTTGATTGAAAATGCAGTTAAACACACTTCTACTGACACCAAAATCAATTTATCTATTCGTTATGCTAGCTATGAACAAATCGAATTTGCCGTTATAGACGAAGGACCTGGAATTAGTTTAGAAGAACAACAAAAGATATTCGAGCCTTTTTACACAGGATCAAATAAATATTTTAAAGATAACCAAAAAGAAAGCATGGGACTAGGCTTATATTTAGTACAGACTATCCTACACAAACATCAATCAAACTTACAATATAAACCGAACCAACCACACGGCAGTATATTCTATTTCAATATATATACAGACTTTAACGAAGGAGACGTATAA
- a CDS encoding response regulator transcription factor — translation MQSKILIIEDDHAITHLLDVALTLDYYNVTTADNATQAHFKIQIDKPDVILLDLGLPDKDGLCLISEIRQHTDIPIIVISARQEEQTIIQALDNGANDYMTKPFNVDELRARIRVIERIAKSHQETNIVFTNGLLSIDFGSKSVVINNQEVHLTPNEFSLLELLSNHKGKVLTYEMILKRIYGYVNKTEMPSLRVHMTSLRQKLSQCHEDAKDIIKTHPRIGYQMLQWKEK, via the coding sequence ATGCAATCTAAAATATTGATAATTGAAGATGATCACGCAATCACACATTTACTTGATGTTGCATTAACTTTAGATTATTACAATGTAACTACAGCCGACAATGCCACACAAGCACACTTTAAAATTCAAATTGATAAACCAGATGTCATTTTATTAGATTTAGGTTTACCAGATAAAGATGGATTATGTTTGATTTCAGAAATCAGGCAACATACTGACATTCCTATCATTGTAATAAGTGCAAGACAAGAAGAACAAACAATTATTCAAGCTTTAGATAACGGTGCGAATGACTATATGACTAAACCTTTTAATGTTGATGAGCTTCGGGCACGAATACGAGTCATCGAGAGAATCGCTAAGTCACATCAAGAAACTAACATTGTATTTACTAACGGTTTGCTAAGCATCGACTTTGGCTCCAAATCTGTTGTTATTAATAATCAGGAGGTACATTTGACGCCAAATGAATTTAGCTTGTTAGAACTATTGTCAAATCATAAAGGAAAAGTACTCACTTATGAGATGATATTAAAACGAATATATGGCTATGTTAATAAGACTGAAATGCCTAGTTTAAGAGTGCATATGACATCATTAAGACAAAAACTTTCACAATGTCATGAGGACGCAAAAGATATTATTAAAACACATCCACGCATTGGTTATCAAATGTTGCAGTGGAAAGAGAAATAA
- the kdpB gene encoding potassium-transporting ATPase subunit KdpB, whose product MHHVNKYFNQTMVIEALKMSFYKLNLKQLIKNPIMFVVEVGMILTLILICFPDIFGTSYLSRGYLITIFIILLITILFANFSEAFAEGRGKAQADSLRQAQSNLTARLIEENGAYRIVNATELKAGQNIRVENGETIPADGVVINGLATVDESAITGESAPVIKESGGDFDGVIGGTLVTSDWLEIRVESEAGTSFLDKMIALVEGAERNKTPNEIALFTLLTTLTIIFLVVIVTLYPIASYLHLILPIAMLIALTVCLIPTTIGGLLSAIGIAGMDRVTQFNVLAKSGRAVEVCGDVDVMILDKTGTITYGNRIASEFLPVNQQMLEKLIVAAYMSSIYDDTPEGKSIVRLAKQMYINELPKDIDGTYKPFTAETRMSGIITNEISVFKGAPNSMINLVKQQQGNIPLNIESLCMDVSSKGGTPLIVIENNVMLGVIYLKDVIKDGLVERFTELRKMGIETVMCTGDNALTAATIAKEAGVDRFVAECKPEDKIKVIKDEQAKGHIVAMTGDGTNDAPALAQANIGLAMNSGTISAKEAANLIDLDSNPTKLIEVVKIGKQLLMTRGALTTFSLANDVAKYFAILPALMMSTIPEMTSLNIMHLSSPKSAIISALIFNALIIVALIPIAMKGVKVKGYSIDRIFINNMLIYGLGGLIVPFLGIKLIDMIVQFFV is encoded by the coding sequence ATGCATCATGTAAATAAATATTTCAATCAAACAATGGTGATAGAAGCTTTGAAAATGAGTTTTTATAAGCTGAATCTTAAACAATTAATAAAAAATCCGATAATGTTTGTCGTTGAGGTTGGAATGATTTTAACGTTGATATTAATATGTTTTCCTGACATATTTGGAACTAGCTATCTATCGCGAGGTTATTTGATTACAATTTTTATCATATTATTAATAACTATATTGTTTGCTAATTTTTCAGAAGCCTTTGCTGAAGGTCGTGGAAAAGCGCAAGCTGATAGTTTAAGACAAGCACAATCAAATTTAACTGCTCGATTGATAGAAGAAAATGGTGCGTATCGGATAGTGAACGCCACAGAGTTAAAAGCCGGACAAAATATTCGGGTAGAAAATGGAGAAACAATCCCTGCTGATGGCGTTGTAATAAATGGATTAGCAACCGTTGATGAATCTGCAATTACTGGTGAGTCTGCACCTGTGATAAAAGAATCAGGTGGCGATTTTGATGGAGTCATTGGCGGTACACTTGTAACATCTGATTGGTTAGAAATACGTGTTGAGAGTGAAGCGGGTACATCTTTTTTAGATAAAATGATTGCCTTAGTTGAAGGGGCGGAAAGAAATAAAACACCAAATGAAATTGCACTTTTTACATTATTAACAACGTTAACAATTATATTTTTAGTCGTTATTGTAACGTTATATCCAATAGCATCTTACCTGCATTTAATTTTACCTATTGCGATGCTCATTGCGTTAACAGTATGTTTAATACCAACGACAATCGGTGGTTTGTTATCGGCGATTGGTATTGCAGGCATGGATCGTGTTACTCAATTCAATGTATTAGCGAAAAGTGGGCGTGCTGTAGAAGTATGTGGAGATGTCGATGTAATGATTTTAGACAAGACAGGCACAATCACTTATGGCAATCGAATCGCTAGTGAATTTTTACCAGTGAATCAACAAATGCTTGAAAAATTGATAGTCGCTGCTTATATGTCATCAATCTACGATGATACGCCAGAAGGAAAAAGTATTGTACGATTAGCGAAGCAGATGTATATAAATGAGCTGCCTAAAGACATTGATGGCACATATAAGCCTTTTACAGCTGAAACTAGAATGAGCGGAATCATTACAAATGAAATATCGGTATTCAAAGGTGCACCTAATAGTATGATAAATCTTGTCAAACAACAACAAGGCAATATTCCTCTTAATATTGAGTCTCTCTGTATGGATGTATCGAGTAAAGGTGGCACACCATTAATAGTCATTGAAAACAATGTCATGCTTGGCGTGATTTATTTAAAAGATGTGATTAAAGATGGTCTTGTAGAACGATTTACTGAATTGAGAAAAATGGGGATTGAAACAGTTATGTGTACAGGTGATAATGCTTTAACAGCAGCTACAATTGCAAAAGAAGCCGGGGTTGATAGATTTGTTGCAGAGTGTAAACCCGAAGATAAAATTAAAGTCATCAAAGATGAACAAGCGAAAGGCCATATTGTTGCGATGACAGGAGATGGTACAAATGATGCACCTGCGCTAGCACAAGCGAATATAGGATTAGCTATGAACTCAGGGACAATTAGTGCTAAAGAGGCAGCTAATCTAATTGATTTAGATTCGAATCCTACAAAGTTAATAGAGGTTGTAAAAATAGGCAAACAATTATTAATGACGAGAGGTGCATTAACGACATTTAGTTTGGCTAATGACGTAGCAAAATACTTTGCAATTTTACCTGCACTAATGATGTCAACAATTCCAGAAATGACTTCACTAAATATTATGCATTTATCGTCACCTAAATCTGCAATTATATCAGCTTTGATATTCAATGCATTAATCATTGTTGCCTTAATTCCAATTGCCATGAAAGGTGTAAAAGTAAAGGGTTACAGCATTGATAGAATCTTTATAAATAATATGTTGATTTATGGATTAGGTGGATTAATCGTCCCGTTTTTAGGCATTAAATTAATAGATATGATTGTACAATTTTTTGTGTAA
- the kdpA gene encoding potassium-transporting ATPase subunit KdpA translates to MEIILFLTMMVMITYVFSGYLYRVALVQSSRVDLIFTRFENMCFKIIGTDLEHMSAKTYVKHFLAFNGFMGFITFVLLIVQQWLFLNPNHNLNQSIDLAFNTAISFLTNSNLQHYNGESDVTYLTQMIVMTYLMFTSSASGYAVCIAMLRRLTGLTNIIGNFYQDIVRFIVRVLLPLSCLISILLMTQGVPQTLHANLMIRTLSGHIQHIAFGPIASLESIKHLGTNGGGFLAGNSATPFENPNIWSNFIEMGSMMLLPMSMLFLFGRMLSRHGKRVHRHALILFVAMFFIFIAILTLTMWSEYRGNPILANLGIYGPNMEGKEVRFGAGLSALFTVITTAFTTGSVNNMHDSLTPIGGLGPMVLMMLNVVFGGEGVGLMNLLIFVLLTVFICSLMVGKTPEYLNMPIGAREMKCIVLVFLIHPILILVFSALAFMIPGASESITNPSFHGISQVMYEMTSAAANNGSGFEGLKDDTTFWNISTGIIMLLSRYIPIILQLMIASSLVNKKSYHQDKYTIAIDKPYFGVSLIVFIVLLSGLTFIPVLLLGPIGEFLTLK, encoded by the coding sequence ATGGAAATAATTTTGTTTCTAACAATGATGGTTATGATTACGTATGTTTTTAGTGGATATCTATATCGCGTAGCATTGGTGCAATCGTCAAGAGTAGATTTAATATTTACTAGATTTGAAAATATGTGTTTTAAAATTATCGGCACAGATTTAGAACACATGTCAGCTAAAACATATGTCAAACATTTTCTGGCATTTAATGGATTTATGGGGTTTATAACATTTGTATTGCTAATAGTTCAGCAATGGCTTTTTTTAAATCCAAATCATAATTTAAACCAATCGATAGATTTAGCGTTTAATACAGCAATATCTTTTTTAACAAATAGTAATTTACAACACTATAACGGTGAATCAGATGTGACATATTTAACGCAAATGATTGTAATGACATATTTAATGTTTACATCTAGTGCATCAGGTTACGCCGTTTGTATAGCGATGTTGAGACGTTTAACTGGATTAACTAATATCATTGGTAATTTTTATCAAGATATTGTTCGGTTTATTGTCCGAGTACTTTTACCATTATCATGTTTAATTAGTATTTTATTGATGACTCAAGGTGTACCACAAACGTTGCATGCTAATTTAATGATTCGGACTTTAAGCGGACATATTCAACATATTGCATTTGGACCTATTGCATCACTTGAATCAATAAAACATCTTGGTACGAATGGTGGAGGATTTTTAGCAGGAAATTCTGCAACACCTTTTGAAAATCCAAATATTTGGAGCAATTTTATAGAAATGGGCAGTATGATGTTACTTCCTATGTCAATGTTGTTCTTATTTGGTCGCATGTTAAGTAGACATGGTAAACGAGTACATCGTCATGCGTTGATATTATTTGTCGCAATGTTTTTCATTTTTATAGCAATTCTTACATTAACTATGTGGAGTGAGTATCGTGGTAATCCAATACTAGCGAATTTAGGCATTTATGGACCGAATATGGAAGGTAAAGAGGTACGGTTTGGAGCAGGTTTGTCAGCACTATTTACAGTTATTACGACGGCATTTACAACGGGTTCTGTTAATAACATGCATGATAGCTTAACGCCTATAGGTGGATTAGGACCAATGGTATTAATGATGCTAAATGTTGTATTTGGTGGCGAAGGCGTAGGACTCATGAATTTATTGATATTTGTCTTACTGACGGTGTTTATATGCAGTTTGATGGTTGGTAAAACACCAGAATATTTAAATATGCCAATTGGCGCCCGTGAAATGAAATGTATTGTCTTAGTCTTTCTCATACACCCAATTTTAATTTTAGTATTTTCAGCACTTGCTTTTATGATTCCTGGAGCAAGTGAAAGTATAACGAATCCGTCTTTTCATGGTATTTCACAAGTTATGTATGAAATGACATCAGCTGCTGCGAACAATGGATCAGGGTTTGAAGGACTGAAAGATGATACAACATTCTGGAATATCTCTACAGGAATCATTATGTTGCTTTCTCGTTATATACCAATTATTTTGCAATTAATGATTGCATCAAGTTTAGTGAATAAAAAATCATACCATCAAGATAAATATACAATAGCGATTGATAAACCTTATTTTGGCGTATCACTAATCGTATTTATCGTTTTACTAAGTGGTTTGACATTTATTCCAGTACTATTACTTGGTCCTATTGGTGAATTTTTAACTTTAAAATAA
- the kdpF gene encoding K(+)-transporting ATPase subunit F produces the protein MLLCCKEVMAMLIVLLLVVIALVLYLFYALIRSEKF, from the coding sequence ATGTTGTTGTGTTGTAAGGAGGTTATGGCAATGCTCATCGTTTTATTACTGGTAGTTATTGCATTAGTTTTGTATTTATTTTATGCCTTAATTCGTAGTGAAAAATTTTAG